One genomic window of Arvicanthis niloticus isolate mArvNil1 chromosome 24, mArvNil1.pat.X, whole genome shotgun sequence includes the following:
- the LOC143437508 gene encoding uncharacterized protein LOC143437508 has product MRSAAKGAGRTGHAAPSPDPARAGGRGRPRGGPAGGRPAGSSPRRPARIKPGARPGARGGGGAGIPPSLGVPVCPGGERGPLIPGAGSGLGRGRTPHPRRGGPSHGERPPGMKRFPALPGSQHPLDWEVEWRASCAYHLNLSWNLRTSGSLFRDTPGRADLPLEKDISHKWHCTQQPTRDDVACIKYL; this is encoded by the exons ATGAGGAGCGCGGCGAAGGGGGCCGGACGGACAGGCCATGCTGCCCCCTCCCCCGACCCCGctcgggcgggcgggcggggacggCCAAGGGGAGGGCCCGCCGGGGGCCGACCTGCCGGCTCCTCCCCCCGCCGCCCTGCGCGCATAAAGCCCGGCGCGCGCCCGGGCGCCCGCGGAGGCGGCGGCGCCGGGATCCCCCCCTCCCTCGGGGTTCCTGTGTGTCCGGGGGGCGAGCGAGGTCCCCTGATTCCGGGTGCGGGCTCGGGCCTGGGGCGCGGCCGCACCCCTCACCCACGGCGCGGGGGGCCCAGCCACGGGGAACGCCCTCCCGGGATGAAGCGCTTCCCG GCTCTCCCAGGTTCTCAGCATCCCCTGGAttgggaggtggaatggagaGCATCGTGTGCTTACCATCTCAACCTAAGCTGGAACCTGAG AACTTCCGGTTCCTTGTTCCGAGACACACCGGGAAGGGCGGATCT tcctcttgAGAAAGACATCTCGCACAAGTGGCATTGCACCCAGCAACCGACCAGAGATGACGTAGCCTGTATCAAGTATCTATAG